One Kitasatospora sp. NBC_01266 genomic window carries:
- a CDS encoding ABC transporter ATP-binding protein codes for MSGGRDGRPEGVPGGLPGVGPEGEVSLEELRQRVRTAKAAPVYGHDSVISCDRLVRIFTADRVEVQALQGLDLLVEKGDLVALVGASGSGKSTLLNILAGLDVPSAGSAAVAGCDLLSMTAKERLRYRREVVGFVWQQTARNLMPFLTAAQNVALPMQLNGERWAAGRAKRRAARAHELLDALGIARLADRRLAQLSGGEQQRVAIAVAMANNPSVVLADEPTGELDSETAAGIFEAFRTVNRELGATVVIVTHDPMVAGEVRRTVAIRDGRTSSEVLRHTLTDEQGQETVSEREYVMLDRTGRVQLPREFLAALGMEHRVAVELAADHIAVRPDEREAG; via the coding sequence ATGAGCGGTGGGCGGGACGGTAGGCCGGAGGGCGTGCCGGGTGGCTTGCCGGGCGTTGGCCCGGAAGGCGAAGTGAGCCTCGAGGAGCTGCGGCAGCGGGTGCGGACCGCCAAGGCCGCTCCCGTCTACGGGCACGACTCGGTGATCAGCTGCGACCGGCTGGTGCGGATCTTCACCGCGGACCGGGTCGAGGTGCAGGCGCTGCAGGGCCTTGACCTGCTGGTGGAGAAGGGCGACCTGGTCGCGCTGGTCGGTGCCTCCGGCAGCGGCAAGTCCACCCTGCTCAACATCCTGGCCGGACTCGACGTCCCGTCGGCCGGCTCGGCCGCGGTGGCCGGGTGCGACCTGCTGAGCATGACCGCGAAGGAGCGGCTGCGCTACCGCCGCGAGGTGGTCGGCTTCGTCTGGCAGCAGACCGCGCGCAATCTGATGCCGTTCCTGACGGCGGCCCAGAACGTGGCACTGCCGATGCAGTTGAACGGCGAGCGCTGGGCGGCCGGCCGGGCCAAGCGACGGGCTGCCCGAGCCCATGAGCTGCTGGACGCGCTCGGCATCGCGCGGTTGGCCGACCGGCGGCTCGCCCAGCTCTCCGGCGGCGAACAGCAGCGGGTGGCGATCGCCGTCGCGATGGCCAACAACCCCTCGGTGGTGCTGGCCGACGAGCCGACCGGTGAGCTGGACTCGGAGACCGCTGCCGGGATCTTCGAGGCCTTCCGCACCGTCAACCGCGAACTGGGCGCCACCGTGGTGATCGTGACGCACGACCCGATGGTGGCCGGCGAGGTCCGCCGCACGGTGGCGATCCGGGACGGGCGGACCAGCTCCGAGGTGCTGCGGCACACGCTCACCGACGAGCAGGGCCAGGAGACGGTCAGCGAGCGGGAGTACGTGATGCTGGACCGCACCGGCCGGGTGCAGTTGCCGCGCGAGTTCCTGGCGGCGCTGGGGATGGAGCACCGGGTCGCGGTCGAGCTGGCCGCCGACCACATCGCGGTGCGGCCGGACGAGCGGGAGGCCGGCTGA
- a CDS encoding FtsX-like permease family protein, giving the protein MGFVLRRLRSRWALASAAALTVLLTATVLCALSAFEAGAGDAGVRRALNVQNQAQTTVQVSSDSLDASKRGAADQQVQALAKGIFDPMPSTVRELALSHAYGLPATSATAGATNANSQPADPDLTLLGALDPAEVTVSTGHLPQATAAGAPVQVAVPDAAIGRLGLRGASLPTTLRLVDRFDGSPLDIQITGSYHAATPNSPYWQLDPLAGRGLKVNGFTTYGPLLVPASVFSSGRVAQEGDNWLISADFSKAQASRLDALGDRTSSRLTLFQNQTGLTATSQLPNVLDQLHNDLLAATSTLVIGALQLAVLAIAALVLVTRLLVERQATEDGLLTARGAAWHQVARLTALQAAVLALPAAVLAPLLTPPLLRLLDTYGPLARTGVTLGGGLSAGGWLISFAVAAGAVLVVLVPTALRAAGSTLQRRAGRRQALASGLARSGADLALLALAVLGYLQLTHYGSAAGGTVSATAGAATAGGGALSADAGGRLGLDPVLVAAPTLALCAGTMLALRLLPLVARLGERWASRRRGLPGALAGWQFARRPRRNAGPVLLLVFAVSMGLLALGQAASLNVSQRDQADFATVNGLKVTGLAVPATGQGGVLAALPGGNRFLPVTRQPLPLRSGRIGQLLALDTKDAADSVRLRPDLTGGKTPVQLFDSLTSGGTTGGAATGPATAATAGAASPGWTAGAATGPAGGITLPGQPIRLDLDLSVRTDQPASPPTAFNLPEDPREAAPTLRVELRDRFGVALEAIVPNLPDQGSATISADLGSLFAAPAGRPAYPLTLTGFQITNSFSGYDVRQELTIHRLSSVDASGAPGVPVPRPDGLDWHLTDDSSGTGNQPVPVIPGTQTPITPGAPQKASALAPANGQDLIGLSYPQSVTDTQQVTVAGPGGSFPATVDAAATKDYLDATGAKVGQHVPVALGTVNVDIKITEVVPALPTVGSDSGGPTTALMVDLPTLDRALAGAGGLPLGPSEWWLPSAGPGDPVPAQAAAKLRAGTVPAQIELNSEQLAGMRADPLSAAPQSALLALTVAAAVLAAIGFAAAEVGAASERAGEFAVLRALGARHQQLARTAAAEQGILIALGLGVGALLGTVLVHLVVPHTVLTQAAQRPMPPVLVVLPTGQAAVLLAAVAALPVLLTVHRVLRPARGAETIARLRLSEEM; this is encoded by the coding sequence ATGGGCTTTGTCCTGCGCAGACTGCGCAGTCGCTGGGCGCTGGCCTCGGCCGCCGCGCTGACCGTACTGCTCACGGCCACGGTGCTCTGCGCACTGAGCGCCTTCGAGGCCGGGGCCGGGGACGCCGGGGTGCGCCGGGCTCTCAACGTCCAGAACCAGGCGCAGACCACCGTCCAGGTCAGCTCCGACTCGCTGGACGCGAGCAAGCGGGGGGCGGCCGACCAACAGGTCCAGGCGCTGGCCAAGGGCATCTTCGACCCCATGCCCAGCACCGTGCGCGAGCTGGCCCTCAGCCACGCCTACGGACTGCCCGCCACCAGCGCCACCGCCGGCGCCACCAACGCGAACAGCCAGCCGGCCGACCCCGACCTGACCCTGCTCGGCGCCCTCGACCCGGCCGAGGTCACCGTCAGCACCGGGCACCTGCCGCAGGCCACCGCCGCCGGCGCGCCGGTCCAGGTGGCCGTGCCGGACGCCGCGATCGGCCGGCTCGGCCTGCGCGGGGCGAGCCTGCCGACCACCCTGCGGCTGGTCGACCGGTTCGACGGCTCCCCGCTGGACATCCAGATCACCGGCAGCTACCACGCCGCCACCCCGAACTCCCCGTACTGGCAGCTCGACCCGCTGGCCGGACGCGGCCTGAAGGTCAACGGCTTCACCACCTACGGCCCGTTGCTGGTCCCCGCCTCGGTCTTCAGCAGCGGCCGGGTCGCCCAGGAGGGCGACAACTGGCTGATCTCCGCCGACTTCTCCAAGGCCCAGGCGAGCCGGCTGGACGCCCTCGGGGACCGGACGAGCAGCCGGCTGACCCTCTTCCAGAACCAGACCGGCCTCACTGCCACCAGTCAACTGCCGAACGTCCTGGACCAGTTGCACAACGACCTGCTGGCGGCCACCTCCACCCTGGTGATCGGCGCCCTGCAACTGGCCGTGCTGGCGATCGCCGCGCTGGTCCTGGTGACCCGGCTGCTGGTCGAGCGGCAGGCCACCGAGGACGGACTGCTCACCGCGCGCGGGGCCGCCTGGCACCAGGTCGCCCGGCTGACCGCGCTGCAGGCGGCCGTGCTCGCGCTGCCCGCCGCCGTGCTCGCCCCGCTGCTCACACCGCCCCTGCTGCGCCTGCTCGACACCTACGGCCCGCTCGCCCGCACCGGGGTCACGCTGGGCGGCGGGCTGTCGGCCGGCGGCTGGCTGATCTCGTTCGCGGTCGCCGCCGGCGCGGTCCTGGTGGTGCTGGTGCCCACCGCGCTGCGAGCGGCCGGCTCGACGCTGCAGCGGCGGGCCGGGCGGCGCCAGGCGCTCGCCTCGGGGCTGGCCCGCTCCGGCGCCGACCTCGCGCTGCTGGCGCTGGCCGTGCTGGGCTACCTGCAGCTCACGCACTACGGCTCGGCGGCCGGCGGCACGGTCTCGGCCACCGCCGGCGCCGCGACCGCCGGCGGCGGGGCGCTGAGCGCGGACGCCGGCGGGCGACTGGGCCTGGACCCGGTCCTGGTCGCCGCGCCCACCCTGGCGCTGTGCGCCGGCACGATGCTGGCGCTGCGCCTGCTGCCGCTGGTCGCCCGGCTCGGCGAGCGCTGGGCGAGCCGGCGCCGCGGGCTGCCGGGTGCGCTGGCCGGCTGGCAGTTCGCCCGCCGGCCGCGGCGCAACGCGGGCCCGGTGCTGCTGCTGGTCTTCGCGGTCTCGATGGGCCTGCTCGCGCTCGGCCAGGCCGCCTCGCTCAACGTCTCGCAGCGCGACCAGGCCGACTTCGCCACCGTCAACGGCCTCAAGGTGACCGGCCTCGCCGTGCCGGCGACGGGCCAGGGCGGGGTGCTGGCGGCCCTGCCCGGCGGCAACCGGTTCCTGCCCGTCACCCGGCAACCGCTGCCGCTGCGCAGCGGGCGGATCGGGCAGCTGCTGGCGCTCGACACCAAGGACGCGGCCGACTCGGTGCGGCTGCGTCCGGACCTGACCGGTGGGAAGACGCCGGTCCAGCTGTTCGACTCGCTGACCTCCGGCGGCACAACCGGCGGCGCGGCCACCGGACCCGCCACCGCCGCCACCGCCGGTGCGGCGTCCCCCGGGTGGACGGCCGGCGCGGCCACCGGACCGGCCGGCGGGATCACGCTGCCGGGCCAACCGATCCGGCTCGACCTCGACCTGTCAGTGCGGACCGACCAGCCCGCATCACCGCCCACCGCCTTCAACCTGCCCGAGGACCCCCGCGAGGCCGCCCCCACGCTGCGCGTGGAGCTGCGCGACCGGTTCGGGGTCGCGCTGGAGGCGATCGTCCCCAACCTGCCCGACCAGGGTTCGGCCACCATCTCGGCGGACCTCGGCTCGCTCTTCGCCGCCCCGGCCGGCCGGCCGGCCTACCCGCTCACGCTGACCGGGTTCCAGATCACCAACAGCTTCTCCGGCTATGACGTGCGGCAGGAGCTGACGATCCATCGGCTCAGCTCGGTGGACGCGTCCGGCGCACCCGGCGTGCCGGTGCCGCGTCCCGACGGACTGGACTGGCACCTCACGGACGACAGCAGCGGGACCGGCAACCAGCCGGTGCCCGTCATACCCGGCACCCAGACGCCCATCACGCCCGGCGCCCCGCAGAAAGCCTCCGCCCTGGCCCCGGCCAACGGCCAGGACCTGATCGGTCTGAGCTACCCGCAGAGCGTCACCGACACCCAGCAGGTGACCGTGGCCGGACCGGGCGGCTCGTTCCCCGCCACCGTCGACGCCGCCGCGACCAAGGACTACCTCGACGCCACCGGCGCCAAGGTCGGCCAGCACGTCCCGGTGGCGCTCGGCACGGTGAACGTGGACATCAAGATCACCGAGGTGGTCCCCGCACTGCCCACCGTCGGCAGCGACAGCGGTGGCCCGACCACCGCGCTGATGGTCGACCTGCCCACCCTGGACCGGGCGCTGGCCGGCGCCGGCGGCCTGCCGCTGGGCCCCAGCGAGTGGTGGCTGCCCAGCGCCGGGCCGGGCGACCCGGTGCCCGCCCAGGCCGCCGCCAAGCTGCGGGCCGGCACCGTGCCGGCCCAGATCGAGCTGAACAGCGAGCAGTTGGCCGGCATGCGGGCCGACCCGCTGAGCGCCGCGCCGCAGAGCGCGCTGCTGGCGCTGACCGTCGCGGCGGCCGTGCTGGCCGCGATCGGCTTCGCCGCGGCCGAGGTGGGCGCCGCCAGTGAGCGGGCCGGTGAGTTCGCCGTGCTGCGCGCGCTCGGCGCCCGGCACCAGCAACTGGCCAGGACCGCCGCCGCCGAGCAGGGCATCCTGATCGCGCTCGGCCTCGGGGTCGGCGCCCTGCTCGGCACCGTGCTGGTCCACCTGGTGGTGCCGCACACCGTGCTCACCCAGGCCGCGCAGCGCCCGATGCCACCGGTGCTGGTGGTGCTGCCGACCGGGCAGGCGGCGGTGCTGCTGGCGGCGGTCGCCGCGCTGCCCGTCCTGCTCACCGTCCACCGGGTACTGCGGCCGGCCCGGGGGGCCGAAACCATCGCCCGCCTGCGCCTCTCGGAGGAGATGTGA
- a CDS encoding globin: MTEIGRDGTGEESFFEAVGGEAAFRRLVHRFYQGVATDELLRPMYPEEDLAGAEERLVLFLMQYWGGPRTYSEQRGHPRLRMRHAPFKVDRAAHDAWLRHMRVAVDELALPPAAERQLWDYLSYAAASMVNAH, encoded by the coding sequence GTGACTGAGATCGGGCGTGACGGGACAGGCGAGGAGAGCTTCTTCGAGGCGGTGGGCGGCGAGGCCGCCTTCCGTCGGCTGGTGCACCGCTTCTACCAGGGGGTGGCCACGGACGAGTTGCTGCGTCCGATGTACCCCGAGGAGGACCTGGCCGGTGCCGAGGAGCGCCTGGTGCTCTTCCTGATGCAGTACTGGGGCGGCCCGCGCACCTACAGCGAGCAGCGCGGCCACCCCCGGCTGCGGATGCGGCACGCCCCGTTCAAGGTCGACCGGGCCGCGCACGACGCGTGGCTGCGGCACATGCGGGTGGCGGTCGACGAACTGGCCCTGCCACCGGCCGCCGAGCGGCAGCTCTGGGACTACCTGAGCTACGCCGCCGCCTCGATGGTGAACGCGCACTGA
- a CDS encoding ABC transporter permease: protein MSVPQKERASAFVGLSRVMLVAFVRDRTALFFTLAMPLMFLVLFGFLFKGATSPHIKVAQVGPVAVLDSATGAARAELDQVMTITQVPDEQSALAKVRKGDYDALIEQGTGGQVVVRYSAADTVKSGALQGDVSGLIQQANLAAAHVTTPAYSMAASQVEDQSLKPIQYLTPGLLGWAVATGAIFGASLSLVNWRKKRILRRLRLAPVSIGAIVGSRILVTCVVALVQTAIFLAVATTPAFGLKLTGNWPLVIPLVLCATLAFMSIGLVTGAIAKTEEAANGINQVIILPMSFLSGAFFPLDGTPHWLQQLSKVFPLHYLVTSAQTVLSRGGGLMDVLPQMGGLLAFAAVLSLIAWRLFDWEEA from the coding sequence ATGAGCGTTCCGCAGAAGGAGCGGGCCAGCGCCTTCGTCGGCCTCTCCCGGGTGATGCTGGTGGCCTTCGTGCGGGACCGCACGGCGCTGTTCTTCACGCTGGCGATGCCGCTGATGTTCCTGGTGCTCTTCGGCTTCCTCTTCAAGGGGGCCACCTCGCCGCACATCAAGGTGGCGCAGGTCGGGCCGGTGGCCGTGCTGGACTCGGCCACCGGGGCGGCCCGCGCCGAGCTCGACCAGGTGATGACGATCACTCAGGTCCCGGACGAGCAGAGCGCGTTGGCCAAGGTCAGGAAGGGCGACTACGACGCGCTGATCGAACAGGGCACCGGCGGACAGGTGGTGGTCCGCTACAGCGCCGCCGACACGGTCAAGTCGGGCGCCCTGCAGGGCGATGTGAGCGGGCTGATCCAGCAGGCCAACCTGGCCGCCGCGCACGTGACCACGCCCGCCTACAGCATGGCGGCGAGCCAGGTCGAGGACCAGAGCCTCAAGCCGATCCAGTACCTCACCCCCGGCCTGCTGGGCTGGGCGGTGGCCACCGGCGCGATCTTCGGCGCCTCGCTGAGCCTGGTCAACTGGCGCAAGAAGCGGATCCTGCGGCGGCTGCGGCTGGCACCGGTCAGCATCGGCGCGATCGTCGGCTCGCGGATCCTGGTCACCTGCGTGGTGGCGCTGGTGCAGACCGCGATCTTCCTGGCGGTGGCCACCACGCCGGCCTTCGGCCTCAAGCTGACCGGCAACTGGCCGCTGGTGATCCCGCTGGTGCTCTGCGCCACCCTGGCCTTCATGTCGATCGGGCTGGTCACCGGCGCGATCGCGAAGACCGAGGAGGCGGCCAACGGCATCAACCAGGTGATCATCCTGCCGATGTCCTTCCTGTCCGGTGCCTTCTTCCCGCTGGACGGCACCCCGCACTGGCTGCAGCAGCTGTCCAAGGTCTTCCCGCTGCACTACCTGGTCACCTCCGCCCAGACGGTGCTCAGCCGCGGCGGCGGGCTGATGGACGTGCTGCCGCAGATGGGCGGCCTGCTGGCGTTCGCCGCGGTGCTCAGCCTGATCGCCTGGCGGCTCTTCGACTGGGAAGAGGCCTGA
- a CDS encoding ABC transporter ATP-binding protein has protein sequence MTTAIAADGIRKRYGDVQAVDGVSLTVGTGEFFGLLGPNGAGKTTTLEILEGIREADEGHVELLGLAPWPRNPKLLPRIGVQFQASAFFDKLTARETIRTFASFYGIGPKRADTWLERVGLTESAVVRTDKMSGGQAQRLSIACALVHDPELVFLDEPTTGLDPQARRNLWDLLRDINAEGRTVVLTTHYLDEAEILCDRVAVMDHGKVLRTGAPAALVRDLDDTVRVSVESGLLDAERARELFAAAGAEITALEDNGVLLSLSTRLPAPVLSVLAEQNALRGLEVRGATLEDVFLHLTGREYRA, from the coding sequence ATGACAACTGCAATAGCCGCGGACGGGATCCGGAAGCGGTACGGGGATGTCCAGGCCGTCGACGGGGTGTCGCTCACCGTCGGGACTGGCGAATTTTTCGGTCTGCTCGGGCCCAACGGCGCCGGCAAGACCACCACCTTGGAGATCCTGGAAGGGATCCGCGAGGCCGACGAGGGCCATGTCGAGCTGCTGGGGCTGGCGCCCTGGCCGCGCAATCCGAAGCTGCTGCCGCGGATCGGGGTGCAGTTCCAGGCCTCCGCCTTCTTCGACAAGCTGACCGCGCGGGAGACCATCCGCACCTTCGCCTCCTTCTACGGCATCGGCCCCAAGCGGGCCGACACCTGGCTGGAGCGGGTCGGGCTGACCGAGTCCGCCGTCGTGCGCACCGACAAGATGTCCGGTGGTCAGGCCCAGCGGCTCTCGATCGCCTGCGCGCTGGTGCACGATCCGGAGCTGGTCTTCCTGGACGAGCCGACCACGGGCCTGGATCCGCAGGCCCGGCGCAACCTCTGGGACCTGCTGCGGGACATCAACGCCGAGGGCCGCACCGTGGTGCTCACCACGCACTACCTGGACGAGGCCGAGATCCTCTGCGACCGGGTCGCGGTGATGGACCACGGCAAGGTGCTGCGCACCGGCGCACCGGCCGCACTGGTCCGCGACCTGGACGACACGGTCCGGGTCAGCGTGGAGTCCGGGCTGCTCGACGCCGAGCGGGCCCGCGAACTGTTCGCGGCGGCGGGGGCCGAGATCACCGCGCTGGAGGACAACGGGGTGCTGCTCTCGCTCTCCACCCGGCTGCCGGCCCCCGTGCTCTCCGTGCTGGCCGAGCAGAACGCGCTGCGCGGCCTGGAGGTCCGCGGCGCCACCCTGGAGGACGTCTTCCTGCACCTGACCGGACGGGAGTACCGCGCATGA
- a CDS encoding FHA domain-containing protein, which translates to MNPASGSVPVGAAGGAAFSAAPPMPPMPPAPPLGAAGGYPGAGATEALVTCPICQTPQTGRYCEECGYDYDLAATAPPQHPAPGGYGYPPVGGPVPPAQPQHQQQGYGYPPAEQSTHQPYPAAGNGYPDNGYPERGYAENGYPDNGYPENGGYPATGYPDHGYQQLPEQQAPPQQQQQHQQPPMEYPTSFALTPPAQQQPMEQTRTTWVAVVAADREYFTDMMARSGPEASGLFFPPYCPERRIPITGRGQLRIGRRSQHKGTVPEIDLSVPPEDPGASHQHALLAEQPDGSWVLVDQDSTNGTTLNGGADPITPHTAIPLGEGDRIHIGAWTTITLIRA; encoded by the coding sequence ATGAACCCGGCCTCCGGCTCGGTGCCGGTGGGGGCGGCCGGTGGGGCAGCCTTCTCGGCGGCGCCGCCGATGCCGCCGATGCCGCCCGCCCCGCCGCTGGGCGCGGCCGGGGGCTACCCGGGGGCGGGGGCCACCGAGGCCCTGGTCACCTGCCCGATCTGCCAGACCCCGCAGACCGGGCGGTACTGCGAGGAGTGCGGCTACGACTACGACCTGGCCGCCACCGCTCCCCCGCAGCACCCGGCACCGGGCGGCTACGGCTACCCGCCGGTGGGCGGGCCGGTGCCGCCCGCCCAGCCGCAGCACCAGCAGCAGGGTTACGGCTACCCGCCGGCCGAGCAGTCGACGCACCAGCCCTACCCGGCCGCCGGGAACGGCTACCCGGACAACGGCTACCCGGAGCGGGGCTACGCCGAGAACGGGTACCCGGACAACGGCTACCCGGAGAACGGCGGGTACCCGGCCACCGGCTACCCCGACCACGGCTACCAGCAACTGCCCGAGCAGCAGGCACCCCCGCAGCAGCAACAGCAGCACCAGCAGCCGCCGATGGAGTACCCGACCTCGTTCGCGCTGACGCCGCCCGCGCAGCAGCAGCCGATGGAGCAGACCCGCACCACCTGGGTGGCCGTGGTCGCCGCGGACCGCGAGTACTTCACCGACATGATGGCGCGCAGCGGGCCGGAGGCCTCCGGGCTCTTCTTCCCGCCGTACTGCCCCGAGCGCCGGATCCCGATCACCGGTCGCGGCCAGCTGCGGATCGGGCGGCGCAGCCAGCACAAGGGCACCGTCCCGGAGATCGACCTGTCGGTGCCGCCGGAGGACCCGGGGGCCTCGCACCAGCACGCGCTGCTCGCCGAACAGCCCGACGGCAGCTGGGTGCTGGTCGACCAGGACTCGACCAACGGCACCACCCTCAACGGCGGCGCGGACCCGATCACCCCGCACACCGCCATCCCGCTGGGCGAGGGCGACCGGATCCACATCGGCGCCTGGACCACCATCACGCTGATCCGGGCGTAG